A section of the Methanothermobacter sp. genome encodes:
- a CDS encoding formylmethanofuran dehydrogenase subunit B, whose translation MEYVKNVTCPFCGTLCDDIICKVEDDEIVGTINACRIGHSKFVHAEGAVRYTKPLIRKNGEFVEVSYDEAIDKAAKIIAESKRPLMYGWSCTECEAQAVGMELAEEAGAVIDNTASVCHGPSLLAVQDTGYPVCTLGEVKNRADVVVYWACNPMHAHPRHMSRNVFARGFFRERGKSDRTVIVVDPRYSDTAKLADIHLKLDFNRDYELVDAMRACLMGHEILYDEVAGVPREKIIEAVEALKNAQFGILFFGMGITQSLGKHRNIDTAIMMVQDLNDFAKWTLIPMRGHYNVNGFNQVCSWESGFPFCVDYSTGEPRYNPGETGANDLLQNKEADSMLVVASDPGAHFPQKALERMAEIPVIAVEPHRTPTTELADIIIPPAIVGIEAEGTAYRMDGVPIKMKKVVESELLSDREILERLLEKVKEYRASK comes from the coding sequence ATATGTAAGGTAGAAGACGATGAAATCGTTGGAACCATCAATGCATGCCGTATAGGTCATAGCAAATTCGTACATGCTGAGGGCGCAGTCAGATACACGAAACCCCTTATAAGAAAGAATGGGGAGTTCGTTGAGGTAAGCTATGATGAAGCAATTGATAAAGCAGCGAAGATCATAGCAGAATCAAAAAGACCCTTAATGTATGGATGGAGCTGCACAGAATGTGAAGCCCAGGCTGTGGGGATGGAACTTGCAGAGGAAGCAGGTGCAGTGATTGATAACACAGCATCTGTCTGCCATGGGCCATCCTTACTTGCGGTACAGGACACAGGATACCCTGTATGTACACTTGGAGAGGTCAAAAACAGGGCTGATGTCGTTGTTTACTGGGCATGTAATCCTATGCATGCTCACCCAAGGCACATGTCAAGGAATGTTTTTGCAAGGGGCTTCTTCAGGGAACGTGGAAAATCAGATAGGACAGTGATTGTGGTTGATCCAAGGTACTCTGACACAGCCAAACTTGCAGATATACATTTAAAGCTTGATTTCAACAGGGATTACGAGCTTGTCGATGCAATGAGAGCATGCCTCATGGGACATGAGATACTCTATGATGAAGTTGCAGGTGTTCCACGTGAAAAAATCATAGAGGCAGTGGAAGCTCTCAAAAACGCCCAGTTTGGTATACTCTTCTTTGGTATGGGTATAACACAGAGCTTAGGAAAACACAGAAACATAGACACAGCAATTATGATGGTCCAGGACCTCAATGACTTTGCTAAATGGACCCTTATACCGATGAGGGGCCATTACAATGTGAACGGATTCAACCAGGTATGTTCATGGGAAAGCGGGTTCCCCTTCTGTGTTGACTATTCAACGGGCGAACCCAGATATAACCCTGGTGAAACCGGTGCCAACGACCTTCTCCAGAATAAGGAAGCCGATTCAATGCTGGTTGTGGCCTCTGACCCAGGGGCACATTTCCCACAGAAGGCCCTCGAGAGAATGGCTGAAATACCTGTTATTGCTGTTGAACCACACAGGACACCAACAACAGAACTGGCCGACATAATCATTCCACCGGCAATTGTGGGTATTGAAGCGGAGGGCACAGCTTACAGAATGGATGGTGTGCCCATAAAAATGAAGAAGGTTGTTGAGTCAGAGCTCCTCTCAGACAGGGAGATTCTGGA